The following coding sequences lie in one Glycine max cultivar Williams 82 chromosome 19, Glycine_max_v4.0, whole genome shotgun sequence genomic window:
- the LOC100813792 gene encoding serine/threonine-protein phosphatase PP1 codes for MLRLGHLVHLSKFPHPATNLFIYFSFIYLLSLARASKRVVFFFYKKKRRGKMMMMTMEGMMDKGVLDDVIRRLLEGKGGKQVQLSESEIRQLCVNARQIFLSQPILLDLRAPIRICGDIHGQYQDLLRLFEYGGYPPAANYLFLGDYVDRGKQSLETICLLLAYKIRYPDKIYLLRGNHEEAKINRIYGFYDECKRRFNVRLWKIFTDCFNCLPVAALIDEKILCMHGGLSPELENLDQIREIQRPTEIPDSGLLCDLLWSDPDASIEGWAESDRGVSCTFGADVVAEFLDKNDVDLVCRGHQVVEDGYEFFAKRRLVTIFSAPNYGGEFDNAGALLSVDDSLVCSFEILKPADRASGSGSSKMNFKKPPKLGKI; via the exons ATGTTACGGTTGGGCCATCTTGTCCATCTATCCAAATTTCCCCATCCCgcaactaatttatttatttatttttcctttatttatcttctttctCTGGCTCGAGCATCCAAAagggttgttttttttttttataagaagaagaggagagggaagatgatgatgatgacaatgGAGGGGATGATGGACAAGGGGGTGTTGGATGATGTGATAAGAAGGCTTCTGGAAGGGAAAGGAGGGAAACAGGTGCAACTCTCTGAGTCGGAGATCCGTCAACTCTGCGTCAACGCCAGACAAATCTTCCTCTCTCAGCCAATTCTTCTCGACCTCCGTGCTCCCATCCGCATCTGCG GTGATATACATGGTCAGTACCAGGACTTGCTGAGGCTTTTTGAATATGGTGGCTACCCTCCTGCGGCAAACTACTTGTTTCTGGGGGATTATGTGGATAGAGGGAAGCAAAGTTTGGAGACTATATGTTTGCTTTTGGCCTACAAAATAAGATATCCAGACAAAATTTATCTCTTGAGGGGAAACCATGAAGAAGCAAAGATAAACCGTATATATGGTTTTTATGATGAATGTAAAAGGAGGTTCAATGTTAGGCTATGGAAGATATTTACGGACTGCTTTAACTGTTTGCCAGTGGCTGCACTCATTGATGAGAAAATACTTTGTATGCATGGGGGACTCTCTCCAGAATTAGAAAATTTAGATCAGATAAGAGAGATTCAAAGGCCTACTGAAATTCCAGATAGTGGTCTCCTATGTGATCTGCTTTGGTCTGATCCTGATGCTAGCATTGAGGGCTGGGCAGAGAGTGACCGAGGAGTTTCATGTACTTTTGGAGCTGATGTAGTTGCAGAGTTTTTGGATAAAAATGACGTTGATCTTGTTTGCAGAGGGCATCAG gttGTGGAGGATGGATATGAGTTTTTTGCTAAAAGAAGATTAGTCACGATATTTTCTGCTCCAAATTATGGTGGGGAATTTGACAATGCTGGTGCGTTGTTAAGCGTTGATGATTCTCTTGTATGTTCCTTTGAGATACTGAAACCCGCTGATAGAGCATCAGGAAGTGGTTcatcaaaaatgaattttaagaaG CCACCCAAACTCGGAAAGATATAG